In Arcanobacterium wilhelmae, the following are encoded in one genomic region:
- a CDS encoding glycosyltransferase family 4 protein produces the protein MAIVQLMDSVGYGRGGLTRVMYQRLEVLKEYTDEEIWVVITGLQFDACSVFSSLQRDGFIPEGVKVHALFDDDYVGYSIRGRDPEFSFDPGDGALVAEEKEGLVRRYYDISGKFLGLTKYRKNGTRISSDIHSHESPQLCLKTVEYDALSRPRRAVYRDSEWNEKFETVLTTRGELLYSAWKTVSNYSYRCTLFNNDTGKAQLFSGFHEMRAWMLREFLRGLPGEVTVISDEPATVPMITLMPDSNGINGIGMIHNTHFVGDGSGDSKNQLRGWAKYYSEPRGALQKIACLTNAQLGDLRSLYPAWTDRNSRAITNMVDIRDVKARHDFFYEVLFVGRLAPVKGVGTLILGVEKALETLPNLKFNIVGGGPEDSSLRAMVEQRGLGDSVIFRGWDEDVYSWYDRSDCLLANSEFEGVPLTMLESFSSGIPIITRPTLYGPVEIVDDGVNGFITDGTPEGIADKICSLYSDVSEFSRLSQAAIDASHRFSPKVWRNKWLSLIALDITDDNEASAQ, from the coding sequence GTGGCAATTGTTCAATTGATGGATTCGGTCGGGTATGGTCGTGGCGGTCTAACTCGGGTTATGTATCAGCGGCTTGAAGTTTTGAAAGAATACACCGATGAAGAGATTTGGGTAGTTATTACTGGATTGCAGTTTGATGCCTGTTCGGTGTTTTCAAGCTTGCAACGGGATGGGTTTATTCCTGAGGGGGTGAAGGTTCATGCGCTTTTTGATGATGATTATGTTGGGTACTCAATACGCGGGCGAGATCCCGAGTTCTCCTTTGATCCAGGTGACGGCGCATTAGTTGCAGAGGAAAAGGAAGGTCTCGTTCGTCGTTACTACGACATCTCCGGAAAATTCCTGGGGCTGACAAAATACCGGAAGAACGGAACGAGGATTTCGTCGGATATTCATTCGCATGAATCGCCTCAACTATGTTTGAAGACGGTTGAGTACGATGCTCTTTCTCGGCCACGACGAGCTGTTTATCGTGACAGTGAGTGGAACGAGAAGTTCGAGACTGTGCTGACAACACGCGGCGAACTCTTGTATAGTGCGTGGAAGACAGTGTCGAATTATTCATATCGATGCACCTTGTTTAATAATGATACAGGAAAAGCTCAACTGTTTTCGGGATTTCATGAGATGCGTGCCTGGATGTTGCGCGAGTTTTTGCGGGGACTCCCCGGAGAAGTAACAGTGATTTCTGATGAACCCGCAACGGTTCCAATGATCACATTGATGCCCGATTCCAATGGTATAAACGGTATTGGGATGATACATAACACTCACTTTGTCGGAGATGGTTCTGGGGATTCCAAGAACCAACTTCGGGGATGGGCTAAATATTATTCAGAGCCTCGAGGCGCACTACAGAAGATTGCGTGTCTAACTAATGCCCAATTGGGTGATCTCAGGAGCTTGTATCCTGCATGGACTGACAGAAACTCTAGGGCGATCACGAATATGGTGGATATTCGTGATGTAAAAGCTCGGCATGATTTTTTCTACGAAGTGTTATTCGTGGGGAGACTGGCCCCTGTGAAAGGTGTGGGGACGTTAATTCTGGGTGTAGAAAAGGCGCTTGAAACTCTGCCGAACCTAAAGTTCAACATTGTTGGCGGTGGACCGGAAGACTCCAGTTTGCGGGCAATGGTCGAACAGCGGGGGCTCGGCGACTCGGTCATTTTCCGTGGTTGGGACGAAGACGTGTATTCATGGTATGACAGATCTGATTGCTTACTGGCGAATTCAGAATTCGAGGGGGTTCCTCTGACGATGTTGGAGTCATTCTCTTCAGGAATTCCGATTATTACGCGTCCCACACTCTATGGTCCTGTCGAGATAGTTGATGATGGAGTGAATGGATTTATCACCGACGGTACGCCGGAGGGGATCGCGGATAAAATTTGCTCCCTTTATTCGGACGTTAGTGAATTTAGTCGACTCTCACAGGCGGCGATTGACGCTTCGCATCGATTTTCACCCAAAGTGTGGAGAAATAAGTGGCTATCTTTGATTGCTTTGGATATTACTGATGATAATGAAGCGAGTGCACAATGA